One genomic region from Mycoplasmopsis columbina encodes:
- a CDS encoding uracil-DNA glycosylase, protein MMKNSFLDFHLQEIQKSYFKELLEKIKREAKTNTILPAQDKWFRALEYFAPDETKLIILGQDPYYLKNQADGLAFSSNFSQTPKSLQNLMLEIKKDYPSAIFETNKLVSWARQGVLLLNTILTVNENKPLSHKNFGWEIYTSNLIKFIYRQNRKFILLLLGNEALNFYKEYLQEINLEKIIFRSHPSPLSYARGSKPLKNSSLFKEINSLLPENQQIDFSIRKDKKC, encoded by the coding sequence ATGATGAAAAATAGTTTTTTAGATTTTCATTTACAAGAAATCCAAAAAAGCTATTTTAAAGAACTATTAGAAAAAATAAAAAGAGAAGCAAAAACAAATACCATTTTGCCTGCACAAGATAAATGATTTAGAGCATTAGAGTATTTTGCTCCCGATGAAACAAAATTAATAATTTTAGGACAAGATCCTTATTATTTAAAAAATCAAGCAGATGGTTTAGCATTTAGTTCAAATTTTTCACAAACTCCTAAAAGTTTACAAAATTTGATGCTTGAAATTAAAAAGGACTATCCTAGTGCAATATTTGAAACTAACAAGCTAGTTTCATGAGCAAGACAAGGTGTTTTATTACTTAATACTATCTTGACGGTAAATGAAAATAAGCCACTGAGTCATAAAAATTTTGGATGAGAAATTTACACTTCTAATCTAATTAAATTTATTTATAGGCAAAATCGTAAATTTATTTTGCTTTTGTTAGGAAATGAAGCGTTAAATTTCTATAAAGAATATTTGCAAGAAATAAATTTAGAGAAAATTATTTTCAGATCGCATCCTTCGCCTCTTTCATATGCTAGAGGTTCAAAACCTTTGAAAAATTCTTCTCTTTTTAAAGAAATAAATAGTTTATTACCTGAAAATCAACAAATTGATTTCAGTATTAGAAAGGATAAAAAATGTTAG
- a CDS encoding F0F1 ATP synthase subunit A — MDKIKEALWNWAHPQLFSLFITVLICFILALAVFIQIKRSSKPDKAPGAFLLIVEGYIGYIDQSFDEATEGKIRKTRVYIFALATFLLVGNLLGLIGLEPVVTSYSVPFTLALITWIGIYVVGLLYQKWRFFKKYINPIESIGQFAPLISLSFRIFGNIIGGSSILFLAYYVFGYLWTLIPGQENNMWFFFAPIFTSFLHLYFDVFGAFIQALIFTTLTVIYWTGEADSVVKKKKNKQKNIETIATQANIY, encoded by the coding sequence ATGGACAAAATTAAAGAAGCCTTGTGAAATTGAGCACATCCGCAGTTATTTTCACTTTTTATTACTGTTTTGATATGTTTTATTTTAGCTTTAGCGGTTTTTATTCAAATCAAAAGATCTTCAAAACCAGATAAAGCTCCAGGAGCTTTTTTGCTCATTGTTGAAGGTTATATAGGTTATATTGATCAATCTTTTGATGAAGCAACAGAAGGCAAGATTCGTAAAACAAGAGTTTACATTTTCGCTTTGGCAACTTTTCTTTTAGTTGGGAACTTGCTTGGTTTAATTGGGTTAGAACCAGTTGTAACATCATATTCTGTCCCTTTTACTCTTGCTCTTATAACATGAATTGGAATTTATGTCGTAGGTCTGTTGTATCAAAAGTGAAGGTTCTTTAAAAAATACATCAATCCAATAGAATCAATTGGTCAATTTGCTCCACTGATTTCGCTGAGTTTCCGGATTTTTGGAAACATTATAGGTGGTTCATCAATTTTATTCTTAGCTTATTATGTATTTGGATATTTATGAACTTTAATACCTGGACAAGAAAACAATATGTGATTTTTCTTTGCCCCGATATTTACTTCATTTTTACATTTATATTTTGACGTTTTTGGCGCATTTATTCAAGCTTTAATTTTTACCACTTTGACAGTAATTTATTGAACTGGTGAGGCTGATTCTGTAGTCAAAAAGAAAAAAAACAAACAAAAAAATATTGAAACAATTGCAACGCAAGCAAATATTTATTAA
- a CDS encoding phenylalanine--tRNA ligase subunit beta — MLVSLKTLNKFIKGIKLDLSVEKAINNLGYEVESITKFSQVEGIKFAKVLDVYKNEKSENLNVVHLLTNNGEITIQTVAKNAQKGMWAVAFVEGAKLGDIVFGAKKMAGVLSQGMLSGYPELGFDVKYLPYDEDDLIMLDDSKITLDMDPVEYFELDDYIIDITTPSNRADINSYYVLALELAAYYQKEFTWYKWDVEYKAKFKSKMRINKNAAKALSFFEVKLKNTETSLNDQLFLAKHKVEAKNNWAIDITNMNLLLTGVPTHAYDKQLIGNDISCDYFTGKVTILGNKEVEVENVLAIKDDKDVISLACVMGCENSSVNDKTTHIAFEIGSFDPKSVRKAAKQIKIDSNSSIQGARGVNNEMVRMGIKFLQYMVHKYKQDYSQVLKLPKAKKRTSIIQNRHKLATYANLNIKNLDVFKKVEQQLEYIGFEQNKNRILTPIYRSDIHTYEDIIEEYFRFYGYDHFKPEAPYLYTTEVVSKDINKEMLKHMGYQEIRTFTLVSKNKNIFNPFAFEKNIDLETFVSLEREAVRNSIVPSMLEVAEYNIKRKIADFNLFENGMINNNEYVYGLISTIKDIDQMKQDIANFLNSKNLEFIPYTDNDYVHPNLSAKIYQNGQFIGWIGKVSPKYSSLNLIVAEFKQVKINKNKKTFKEYSSDPLKTLDLTFALELRETIGTRIVEIQENFALYNIKQIDSFEKENQKYITLRIVAESEVIKAINEKYNK; from the coding sequence ATGTTAGTTTCATTAAAGACATTAAATAAATTCATAAAAGGCATCAAATTAGATTTAAGTGTCGAAAAAGCCATAAATAATTTAGGATATGAAGTAGAAAGCATCACTAAATTTTCGCAAGTTGAAGGGATTAAATTTGCAAAAGTATTAGATGTTTATAAAAATGAAAAATCAGAAAATTTAAACGTCGTACACCTTCTAACTAATAATGGAGAAATTACCATTCAAACAGTAGCTAAAAATGCGCAAAAAGGAATGTGAGCTGTTGCTTTTGTTGAAGGTGCTAAATTAGGAGATATTGTTTTTGGAGCCAAAAAAATGGCAGGTGTTTTATCACAAGGAATGTTATCAGGATATCCAGAATTAGGTTTTGATGTTAAGTACTTACCATACGATGAAGATGATTTAATTATGTTAGATGATTCAAAAATAACTTTAGATATGGATCCTGTGGAATATTTTGAATTAGATGATTACATAATTGACATAACAACACCATCAAATAGAGCAGACATTAATTCTTATTATGTTTTAGCATTAGAATTAGCCGCTTACTATCAAAAAGAATTTACTTGATACAAATGAGATGTCGAATATAAAGCAAAGTTTAAAAGCAAAATGAGAATCAATAAAAATGCTGCAAAAGCATTAAGTTTTTTTGAAGTTAAATTAAAAAATACAGAAACTTCTTTAAACGATCAATTATTTTTAGCTAAACACAAAGTGGAAGCAAAAAATAATTGAGCAATTGATATTACTAATATGAATTTATTATTAACTGGTGTGCCAACGCATGCTTATGATAAACAATTAATTGGAAATGATATTTCTTGTGATTACTTTACTGGAAAAGTTACAATTTTGGGTAATAAAGAAGTTGAAGTTGAAAATGTTTTAGCAATCAAAGATGACAAAGATGTTATTTCATTAGCTTGTGTTATGGGATGTGAAAATTCTTCAGTAAATGACAAGACAACTCATATAGCTTTTGAAATAGGTTCATTTGACCCTAAAAGCGTAAGAAAAGCAGCAAAACAAATCAAAATAGATTCTAATTCATCAATTCAAGGTGCTCGTGGTGTTAATAATGAAATGGTGAGAATGGGAATTAAGTTTCTTCAATATATGGTTCACAAATATAAACAAGATTATAGTCAAGTTTTGAAACTACCGAAAGCTAAAAAAAGAACTTCAATTATCCAAAATCGTCATAAATTAGCTACATATGCAAATTTAAATATCAAAAATTTAGATGTTTTTAAAAAAGTAGAACAACAATTAGAATACATTGGATTTGAGCAAAATAAAAATAGAATTTTAACTCCTATTTATAGAAGTGATATTCATACTTATGAAGATATCATTGAAGAATATTTTAGATTTTATGGTTATGATCATTTTAAACCTGAAGCACCATATTTATATACAACAGAAGTTGTTTCCAAAGACATTAATAAAGAAATGTTAAAACATATGGGTTATCAAGAAATTAGAACCTTCACTTTAGTAAGTAAAAATAAAAATATTTTTAATCCATTTGCTTTTGAAAAAAATATAGATTTAGAAACTTTTGTTTCTTTGGAAAGAGAAGCAGTAAGAAATTCAATTGTACCTTCAATGCTTGAAGTTGCAGAATACAATATTAAAAGAAAAATTGCAGATTTTAATTTATTCGAAAATGGAATGATTAATAATAATGAATATGTTTATGGTTTAATTTCAACTATTAAAGACATAGATCAAATGAAACAAGATATTGCAAACTTCTTAAATAGTAAGAATTTAGAATTTATACCATATACAGATAATGATTATGTTCATCCTAATTTATCTGCAAAAATTTACCAAAATGGTCAATTTATTGGATGAATAGGAAAAGTTAGTCCTAAATATTCTTCTTTAAATTTAATTGTTGCAGAATTTAAACAAGTAAAAATTAACAAAAATAAAAAAACTTTTAAAGAATATTCAAGTGATCCATTGAAAACTCTAGATTTAACATTTGCATTAGAATTAAGAGAAACAATAGGAACAAGAATTGTCGAAATTCAAGAAAATTTTGCACTTTACAATATTAAACAAATAGATAGTTTTGAAAAAGAAAACCAAAAATATATTACTCTAAGAATAGTAGCTGAAAGTGAAGTAATTAAAGCAATAAATGAAAAATATAACAAATAA
- the pheS gene encoding phenylalanine--tRNA ligase subunit alpha translates to MNINWDEILTLEDLKQAKNKIYAKGSELFELQQQIRSASPEEKKIIGQKITELKSFFENKFKEAELKIENEKINKIINSEYHDVTKPLHFTGSLHPITIIENRLRDWFIQNGYFESKAGEITNDLYNFERLNIPKDHPARDMQDSLYIDSSLLLRTHNTGISAYELEKRNNKPINTFAIGKVYRNDEDDATHSHQFTQLDFVSVGKVSFPNLIWTLKSLLSYVFETDLELRLRPSYFPFTEPSVEVDIYYKNRWIEVLGAGMLHPNVLKMAGYDVKKYNAFAAGLGLERLAMIKYEIKDIREFYKNDLRTLNQFNDEK, encoded by the coding sequence ATGAACATTAATTGAGATGAAATTTTAACACTAGAAGATTTAAAACAAGCCAAAAATAAAATCTATGCTAAAGGAAGTGAACTTTTTGAACTTCAACAACAAATAAGAAGTGCCTCACCAGAAGAAAAAAAAATAATAGGGCAAAAAATTACAGAACTAAAAAGTTTTTTTGAAAACAAATTTAAAGAAGCAGAGTTAAAAATTGAAAATGAAAAAATTAACAAAATTATTAACTCTGAATACCATGATGTTACTAAACCATTACATTTTACTGGATCACTCCATCCAATAACAATTATTGAAAATAGATTAAGAGATTGATTTATTCAAAACGGATATTTTGAATCAAAAGCAGGAGAAATTACTAATGATCTTTATAACTTTGAAAGATTAAATATTCCTAAAGATCATCCAGCGCGTGATATGCAGGATTCACTTTATATAGATTCATCTTTACTTTTAAGAACTCATAATACTGGAATAAGTGCATATGAGTTAGAAAAAAGAAATAACAAACCAATTAATACTTTTGCTATTGGAAAAGTGTATAGAAATGATGAAGATGATGCAACACACTCACACCAATTTACCCAATTAGACTTTGTTAGTGTCGGAAAAGTAAGTTTTCCTAATTTAATTTGAACATTAAAATCTTTACTTAGTTATGTATTTGAAACAGACTTAGAGTTAAGATTAAGACCAAGCTACTTTCCTTTCACAGAGCCAAGTGTTGAAGTAGATATTTACTACAAAAATAGATGAATAGAAGTTTTAGGTGCTGGTATGCTCCATCCTAATGTTTTAAAAATGGCCGGTTACGATGTTAAAAAATATAATGCCTTCGCAGCTGGTTTGGGTCTCGAAAGACTTGCAATGATCAAATATGAAATTAAAGATATTCGTGAATTCTATAAAAATGATTTGCGAACTTTAAATCAATTCAATGATGAAAAATAG
- a CDS encoding YdbC family protein: MATKKPEITNSIVRHIGKIANTSSGYTKEFNLVSWNNYEPKYDIRDWSEDHARSSKGITLSLEELKTLKTLIDQELENLEK, translated from the coding sequence ATGGCAACTAAAAAACCTGAAATCACTAACTCAATTGTTCGTCACATTGGTAAAATTGCTAATACTAGCAGTGGTTATACAAAAGAATTTAATCTTGTTTCATGAAATAATTATGAACCAAAATACGACATTAGAGATTGAAGCGAAGATCACGCACGTTCAAGCAAAGGTATTACATTATCTTTAGAAGAATTAAAAACACTTAAAACTTTAATTGATCAAGAACTTGAAAATTTAGAAAAATAA
- the tsaD gene encoding tRNA (adenosine(37)-N6)-threonylcarbamoyltransferase complex transferase subunit TsaD, translated as MKILGIETSHDDTSIALLEDGKILDLITISQIEIFKEFGGTIPELASREHVKNIHLILQLLLKKWNLTELDYIAYTEKPGLIGTLQIGFLFANALALSYKKPLIPINHLEGHFYSAAIDSEIKYPALCLLVSGGHTQLMYIRNPYEIEIIGQTQDDAVGEAFDKVATKLNLGFPGGPIIDKLFKNKNDNSYYKLTIPKTENDLDFSFSGLKSQVINLYRNSIDRGEKLDEVKLACSFQKTAVQYLIEQTKKAIKKYEFETLVLAGGVSANSLLREEFLKLSTKAIIPNLKYATDNGAMIAMCAYEQLKFKKNK; from the coding sequence ATGAAAATTTTAGGCATAGAAACAAGCCATGATGATACTTCTATTGCACTTTTAGAAGATGGAAAAATTTTAGATTTAATAACTATTTCACAAATTGAAATTTTCAAAGAGTTTGGTGGCACGATTCCAGAACTAGCTTCGAGAGAACACGTAAAAAATATTCATTTAATTTTGCAACTTCTCTTAAAAAAATGAAATTTAACTGAATTAGATTATATTGCCTATACAGAAAAACCTGGATTAATTGGAACTTTACAAATTGGATTTCTTTTTGCCAACGCTTTAGCTTTAAGTTATAAAAAACCTTTAATTCCAATAAATCATTTAGAAGGTCATTTTTATTCTGCTGCAATAGATTCTGAAATAAAATATCCTGCTTTATGTTTATTAGTGTCAGGCGGACATACACAGCTAATGTATATTCGAAACCCCTATGAAATAGAGATAATTGGCCAAACACAAGATGATGCAGTTGGTGAAGCGTTTGATAAAGTTGCAACAAAACTAAATTTAGGTTTTCCAGGCGGACCTATTATTGATAAATTATTTAAAAACAAAAATGACAATTCATACTATAAATTAACAATACCTAAAACAGAAAATGATTTAGATTTTTCATTTAGTGGACTAAAATCTCAAGTAATTAATCTTTATCGTAATTCCATTGATAGAGGTGAAAAACTCGATGAAGTTAAATTGGCTTGTAGTTTTCAAAAAACAGCAGTGCAGTATCTAATTGAACAAACGAAAAAAGCTATAAAAAAATATGAATTTGAAACACTTGTATTGGCGGGTGGTGTTAGTGCAAATAGTTTATTAAGAGAAGAATTTCTTAAATTAAGTACAAAAGCAATTATTCCAAATTTAAAATATGCAACAGATAATGGTGCAATGATTGCAATGTGTGCCTATGAACAGTTGAAATTTAAGAAAAATAAATAA
- the ffh gene encoding signal recognition particle protein codes for MFNFLENRIQKSLAKMAKKTVVNEADILETTRDIKMALLEADVNLKVVKDFISNVKTKALESRIVGSLNASQQMVKIVHEELVDILGKEVKEINITKKPYIIMMTGLQGSGKTTAVAKLAYYLRKKNKVNKPLVVAADIYRPAAVQQLVTLAKSIQVDYFEQGVNESAQNIVTNALEFARNNDHDLILIDTAGRLAIDEPLMNELKDLKKIAHPQEIFFVADALSGQDILNVAQAFDNDLNLTGAIITKLDSDARGGAALSISKVLNLPIRFIGTGEKISNLDLFYPDRMADRILGMGDVLSLIEKAEEVIDQDAAQNTVAKILKGEFSLDDLMQNLSQMKKMGKMSKLIKMIPGLANKISEEKIQEAEEKFRSYEILISSMTQKERKNPKLLKQASRKARILKGSGRSAFEYNRLLNDFEQMVKNMGEMAKKIKSGNFGDLTKMGLGGL; via the coding sequence ATGTTTAATTTTTTAGAAAATCGTATTCAAAAATCACTTGCAAAAATGGCCAAAAAAACTGTTGTTAATGAAGCAGATATTTTAGAAACAACAAGAGATATAAAAATGGCACTCTTAGAAGCCGATGTTAATTTAAAAGTAGTAAAAGATTTTATAAGCAATGTTAAAACTAAGGCACTTGAATCTAGAATTGTTGGTTCTTTAAATGCTTCTCAACAAATGGTTAAAATTGTTCATGAAGAATTAGTTGACATTTTAGGAAAAGAAGTTAAAGAAATTAATATTACAAAAAAACCTTATATTATTATGATGACAGGTTTACAAGGTTCAGGTAAAACAACTGCTGTTGCTAAATTAGCTTATTATTTACGTAAGAAAAATAAAGTTAATAAACCTTTAGTAGTTGCAGCTGATATTTATCGTCCTGCTGCTGTTCAACAATTAGTTACCTTAGCTAAAAGTATTCAAGTTGATTATTTTGAACAAGGAGTAAATGAAAGCGCACAAAACATTGTGACAAATGCTTTAGAATTCGCAAGAAATAATGACCACGATTTAATTTTAATTGATACTGCTGGTCGTTTAGCTATTGATGAACCATTAATGAATGAATTAAAAGATTTAAAGAAAATTGCACATCCACAAGAAATTTTCTTTGTGGCTGATGCTTTGAGTGGGCAAGATATTTTGAATGTTGCGCAAGCTTTTGATAATGACTTAAATTTAACTGGTGCGATTATTACTAAATTAGACTCAGACGCGAGAGGTGGAGCCGCGTTAAGTATTTCTAAAGTTTTAAACTTACCTATTAGATTTATTGGAACAGGAGAAAAAATCTCTAACTTAGATTTATTTTATCCAGATAGAATGGCAGACAGAATTCTTGGTATGGGCGATGTCTTATCATTAATTGAAAAAGCAGAAGAAGTAATCGATCAGGACGCTGCACAAAATACTGTTGCCAAAATTTTAAAAGGCGAATTTAGTCTTGACGATTTAATGCAAAATTTAAGCCAAATGAAAAAAATGGGAAAAATGAGTAAATTAATTAAAATGATTCCTGGATTAGCAAACAAAATAAGTGAAGAAAAAATTCAAGAAGCAGAAGAAAAATTTAGAAGTTATGAAATTTTAATTAGCTCAATGACACAAAAAGAAAGAAAAAATCCAAAACTTTTAAAACAAGCAAGCAGAAAAGCAAGAATTTTAAAAGGAAGTGGAAGAAGCGCTTTTGAATACAATCGTTTATTGAATGATTTCGAACAAATGGTCAAAAACATGGGCGAAATGGCTAAAAAAATTAAGTCAGGAAATTTTGGCGATTTAACCAAAATGGGATTAGGCGGATTATAA
- the atpE gene encoding ATP synthase F0 subunit C, which produces MTDKGLVAIGIGLAMLGTFGTGLGQGIAAGKAAEAVGRNPEAASKIRTMMLIGSGVAESAAIYSLLISFILMFAY; this is translated from the coding sequence ATGACAGATAAAGGTTTAGTAGCCATTGGTATTGGTTTAGCTATGTTAGGAACATTTGGAACCGGATTAGGACAAGGAATTGCTGCAGGTAAAGCTGCAGAAGCTGTTGGAAGAAATCCAGAAGCAGCTTCAAAAATTCGTACAATGATGTTAATTGGTTCAGGTGTTGCTGAATCAGCTGCTATTTATTCACTTCTTATTTCATTTATTTTAATGTTCGCATACTAA
- a CDS encoding GNAT family N-acetyltransferase — MLIKAQQSDKEKILTFLRQEPFYNLFLIADIENFDLQSSLITTFILKNDDEIKSVLLIFGFTLLYFDPFNLISEKLLKEFFDEYNITNVHINQNSFELKRSFFSNSNFKIHKQFLATCKKLKQIDFSLVKKAELEDIESICRGRQEITEFDDFRGSYEREYEIYKENFLKNISHNFIIKNEQKVLAHASILASTSQSAMIGGIYCLKEHRKKGYASQVTAALTKYVLENNKTPILFYDNPEAGSIYQKIGFETLGFVYTIKVN; from the coding sequence ATGTTAATCAAGGCTCAACAAAGTGACAAAGAGAAAATTTTGACTTTTCTCAGACAAGAACCTTTTTATAATTTGTTTTTAATTGCTGATATTGAAAATTTTGATCTCCAATCTTCTCTTATTACTACTTTTATATTAAAAAATGATGATGAAATTAAAAGTGTTCTTTTAATTTTTGGTTTTACATTGCTTTACTTTGACCCATTCAATTTAATAAGTGAAAAATTGTTAAAAGAATTTTTTGATGAATACAATATAACTAATGTTCATATCAACCAAAATAGTTTTGAATTAAAGAGGAGTTTCTTTTCTAATTCAAATTTTAAAATTCACAAACAATTTTTAGCAACTTGCAAAAAATTAAAACAAATTGATTTTTCATTAGTTAAAAAAGCTGAACTTGAAGATATTGAATCAATTTGTAGAGGAAGACAAGAAATTACCGAATTTGATGATTTTAGAGGTTCATACGAAAGAGAATATGAAATTTATAAAGAAAATTTTCTTAAAAATATTTCTCATAATTTCATAATTAAAAATGAACAAAAAGTTTTAGCTCATGCATCAATATTAGCTTCAACAAGTCAAAGCGCAATGATTGGTGGTATTTATTGTTTAAAAGAACATCGAAAAAAAGGTTATGCATCACAGGTAACTGCAGCCTTAACTAAGTATGTGTTAGAAAATAATAAAACACCTATTTTGTTTTATGACAATCCAGAAGCAGGAAGTATTTATCAAAAAATAGGATTTGAAACTTTAGGATTTGTTTATACAATTAAAGTTAATTAG
- the glyA gene encoding serine hydroxymethyltransferase: MYRLRLKDKLVEASINKEAKRQRNHIELIASENFVSQDVLKAVGSIMTNKYAEGYPGKRYYGGCEYADEVEDLARERLKKLFGVKFANVQPYSGSTANAAAISSICQPGDKIMGLSLSSGGHLTHGYKISFSGIYFNAITYDTDENGLLDYEAIKEKAIKEKPKLIICGYSAYSRVVDFKKFREIADACGAKLMADIAHIAGLIVGGVHPSPVGYADIITSTTHKTLRGARGAIIMTNDEELAKKIDRWVFPGYQGGPLVHQIAGKAVAFGEALKDSFKTYAQNIISNAKRFSNRFLEKGIKIVSGGTDNHLFTLNVYDSYNITGKDAEKLLSYFNITTNKNTVPNDTLSPMISSGLRLGTAAMTSRDFDEWENLADLIDEILKTGPTILENLELFNKIKKQIKKWTKKYPIKKYYN; this comes from the coding sequence ATGTATAGACTTAGATTAAAAGATAAATTAGTTGAAGCTTCGATTAATAAAGAAGCAAAGAGACAAAGAAATCACATTGAATTAATAGCAAGTGAAAACTTTGTTAGTCAAGATGTTTTAAAAGCCGTTGGATCCATAATGACTAACAAATATGCAGAAGGTTATCCTGGTAAAAGATATTATGGTGGTTGTGAATATGCTGATGAAGTGGAAGACTTGGCAAGAGAACGTCTAAAAAAATTATTTGGTGTTAAATTTGCAAACGTTCAACCTTATTCAGGATCAACAGCAAATGCAGCAGCAATTTCTTCTATTTGCCAACCTGGAGATAAAATTATGGGATTATCTCTTTCTTCAGGTGGTCATTTAACTCACGGTTATAAAATTAGTTTTAGTGGTATTTATTTTAACGCAATTACCTATGATACAGATGAAAACGGTTTACTAGATTATGAAGCCATTAAGGAAAAAGCCATTAAAGAAAAACCAAAATTAATTATTTGTGGTTATTCAGCTTATTCAAGAGTAGTTGATTTTAAAAAATTTAGAGAAATTGCAGATGCTTGTGGTGCTAAATTAATGGCAGATATAGCTCATATTGCAGGATTAATTGTTGGCGGAGTTCATCCTTCTCCTGTTGGTTATGCTGATATTATTACTTCTACAACTCATAAAACTTTAAGAGGTGCAAGAGGTGCAATCATAATGACTAATGACGAAGAATTAGCAAAAAAAATTGATCGTTGAGTTTTCCCTGGTTATCAAGGAGGGCCTTTAGTTCACCAAATAGCAGGAAAAGCGGTAGCTTTTGGTGAAGCACTAAAAGATTCATTTAAAACTTATGCTCAAAATATAATTAGTAATGCTAAAAGATTTTCAAATAGATTTCTCGAAAAAGGTATCAAAATAGTTTCGGGCGGAACGGACAATCATTTATTTACCCTTAATGTTTATGATTCATACAATATTACAGGTAAAGATGCCGAAAAATTATTGAGTTATTTCAATATAACAACAAATAAAAATACAGTTCCTAATGATACTTTGAGTCCAATGATTTCTTCAGGCCTAAGATTAGGTACTGCCGCAATGACTTCTAGAGATTTTGATGAATGAGAAAATTTAGCAGATTTAATTGATGAAATCTTAAAAACAGGGCCAACTATTTTAGAAAATCTAGAATTATTTAACAAAATTAAGAAACAAATTAAAAAATGAACTAAAAAGTATCCTATTAAAAAATATTATAATTAA
- a CDS encoding YwaF family protein, with the protein MNLGFFNVAGNNVPWHGVSQILFYTLAVLGGISIILLWIFKRPIKQHYLKHHYVLGIFTKRTFWTLFGVISLIGMGVRSSVLVLSHFENLWESIPLHFCRLMLIFLAITVIFNKLHWIKYFGAFSIIGGIVAISSPDLNKNIGLDNFYYWDYILAHLYVLVLPAVIYVLADIKYTFKDTLVTFAVMLSLTTMMFFINWAIDSSNSVDLSWKSNYFYLGFDKYNSQSKLIPYILQWPFNYVTLTLSLTIYMTIYISIWCIQDKVYFAREESGWVFKWRKSKMWKKYKKSIHEFWLLLLKKSLKEKNRTNV; encoded by the coding sequence ATGAATCTGGGTTTTTTCAATGTTGCGGGAAACAACGTCCCATGGCATGGTGTTTCACAAATTTTGTTTTATACTTTAGCAGTTTTAGGCGGAATTAGTATTATTCTTTTGTGGATATTCAAAAGACCTATAAAACAGCACTATTTGAAACATCATTATGTTTTAGGTATTTTTACAAAAAGAACATTCTGAACACTTTTTGGAGTTATTTCGCTTATTGGAATGGGAGTAAGATCAAGTGTTTTAGTACTTTCTCATTTTGAAAATTTATGAGAATCCATTCCTCTTCATTTTTGTCGTTTAATGTTAATTTTTTTAGCTATAACAGTTATTTTTAATAAACTACATTGAATTAAATATTTTGGTGCATTTTCAATTATTGGTGGAATTGTTGCTATTTCTTCGCCAGATTTAAATAAAAATATTGGACTTGATAATTTTTACTATTGAGACTACATTTTGGCACACTTATATGTTTTAGTTTTACCTGCAGTTATTTATGTCTTAGCTGACATTAAATACACATTTAAAGATACATTGGTTACTTTTGCTGTGATGCTCTCCTTAACTACAATGATGTTTTTTATCAATTGAGCAATTGATAGTTCAAATAGTGTTGATTTAAGCTGAAAATCAAATTACTTTTATTTAGGATTTGATAAATATAACAGTCAATCAAAATTGATTCCTTACATTCTCCAATGACCATTCAATTATGTAACTCTTACACTCTCATTAACTATCTATATGACAATTTACATTAGTATATGATGTATTCAAGATAAAGTATATTTTGCAAGAGAAGAAAGTGGTTGAGTTTTTAAATGAAGAAAAAGCAAAATGTGAAAAAAATACAAAAAATCTATTCATGAATTTTGACTTTTATTGCTTAAAAAAAGCCTAAAAGAAAAAAATAGAACAAATGTGTAA